A window of Gemmatimonadota bacterium contains these coding sequences:
- a CDS encoding ABATE domain-containing protein, protein MAMDAELRDGFRFRGGHPALDLTATLTGRLRDRQQELLATPADLARWLVAAGFAARTPDVTVAALERARTLREVLYRLAIARRERRALPATERQELNRIARREPAAPVLTPDGTVRLDGTADAMVATLARLGVELLGGQSAPRIRQCDGEHCAILFIDASRKGDRRWCSMSACGNKAKAADFRRRAAR, encoded by the coding sequence ATGGCCATGGACGCCGAGCTCCGCGACGGCTTCCGCTTCCGCGGCGGACACCCGGCGCTCGACCTCACCGCGACACTCACCGGCCGGCTGCGCGACCGCCAGCAGGAGCTGCTGGCCACGCCGGCCGATCTCGCCCGCTGGCTCGTCGCCGCCGGCTTCGCGGCGCGAACTCCCGACGTCACAGTCGCCGCGCTCGAGCGGGCGCGCACACTGCGGGAGGTGCTCTACCGGCTCGCGATCGCGAGGCGCGAACGGCGCGCGCTCCCCGCCACCGAGCGGCAGGAGCTCAACCGGATCGCGCGACGCGAGCCAGCCGCGCCGGTGCTCACGCCGGACGGGACGGTTCGACTCGACGGGACCGCCGACGCGATGGTCGCCACGCTCGCGCGCCTCGGTGTGGAACTCCTTGGCGGCCAGTCCGCGCCGCGTATCCGGCAGTGCGACGGCGAGCACTGCGCGATCCTCTTCATCGACGCGTCGAGGAAGGGGGACCGTCGATGGTGTTCGATGTCTGCCTGCGGGAACAAGGCGAAGGCGGCGGATTTCCGCCGGCGGGCCGCGCGATGA
- a CDS encoding amidohydrolase, which yields MIATTPLRHLRARILPALLLSLAACTTGVGTGSAPAPDLILHNARVYTLAWSEPATDGRPSAQAPYDSINGWHHDASAVAVREGRIVFVGSDSAALARKGPETRVIDLEGGVLLPGLVDAHTHVAELGQSLDRVNLTGIETEAEAVERIVARAAETPKGEWILGYGWDEGAWANRYPDKRLLSARVPDHPVILRSLHGFASWANERALTAAGITRETVPPTGGEIRKDANGEPTGLVLNRGVELLDAAIPIPAPAQRDAQVLRALRVMAAAGYTGVHEAGVAPDVMESFERLAERDSLPLRVYAMLSARDSALIRSWIARGPFTSANGMLSVRSVKAYYDGALGSRGAQLLADYSDRPGHRGVSGGAYGFDRALVADAMSAGFQVGIHAIGDAGNRATLDFIDSVMTAAPKARGLRHRVEHAQVVSPPDIARFAALGVVASMQPPHAVEDKGWAETRVGSARITGAYAWRTLRVAGAALVLSSDLPGSDWSPFYGLHSAITRQDTTGAPAGGWYPAQRLTPEEAVRGYTVWSAEAGFDEDDAGTIRVGKRADLTVMDVDPFRADGPALRRGAVLLTLSRGRVTFQR from the coding sequence ATGATCGCCACCACGCCGCTGCGCCACCTCCGCGCGCGAATCCTTCCCGCGCTCCTCCTCTCGCTCGCCGCCTGCACCACCGGTGTCGGCACCGGCAGCGCCCCCGCCCCCGATCTGATCCTGCACAACGCGCGGGTCTACACCCTCGCCTGGAGCGAGCCCGCGACCGACGGCCGCCCCTCCGCCCAGGCGCCGTACGACTCCATCAACGGCTGGCATCACGACGCCTCCGCCGTCGCCGTGCGCGAGGGACGCATCGTCTTCGTCGGCTCCGACTCCGCCGCGCTCGCCCGCAAGGGACCCGAGACCCGGGTCATCGACCTCGAGGGCGGCGTCCTCCTCCCGGGTCTCGTCGATGCGCACACGCATGTCGCCGAGCTCGGGCAGTCGCTCGATCGCGTGAACCTCACCGGCATCGAGACCGAGGCCGAGGCGGTCGAACGCATCGTCGCGCGCGCCGCCGAGACGCCCAAGGGCGAGTGGATCCTCGGCTACGGCTGGGACGAGGGCGCCTGGGCCAACCGCTATCCCGACAAGCGTCTCCTGAGCGCGCGTGTCCCCGACCACCCCGTGATCCTTCGCAGCCTGCACGGCTTCGCCTCATGGGCGAACGAGCGCGCGCTCACCGCGGCGGGCATCACGCGCGAGACCGTCCCGCCGACGGGCGGCGAGATCCGCAAGGATGCGAATGGCGAACCCACGGGACTCGTGCTCAATCGCGGGGTCGAGCTGCTCGACGCGGCCATCCCGATCCCCGCGCCCGCGCAGCGCGATGCGCAGGTGCTGCGCGCCCTCCGCGTGATGGCCGCCGCCGGCTACACCGGCGTGCACGAGGCGGGCGTCGCACCGGACGTGATGGAGAGCTTCGAGCGGCTCGCCGAGCGCGACTCGCTGCCACTGCGCGTGTACGCGATGCTCAGCGCGCGTGACTCGGCGCTCATCCGTAGTTGGATCGCGCGCGGACCGTTCACCTCCGCCAACGGCATGCTCAGCGTGCGGTCGGTCAAGGCGTACTACGACGGCGCGCTCGGCTCCCGCGGCGCGCAGTTGCTCGCCGACTACTCGGACCGTCCCGGACATCGCGGCGTGAGCGGCGGCGCCTATGGCTTCGACCGCGCGCTCGTCGCCGACGCGATGAGCGCCGGCTTCCAGGTGGGCATCCACGCGATCGGCGATGCGGGCAATCGCGCCACGCTCGACTTCATCGACTCGGTGATGACCGCCGCCCCCAAGGCGCGCGGCCTGCGCCATCGCGTGGAGCACGCGCAGGTGGTGTCGCCGCCGGACATCGCGCGCTTCGCGGCGCTCGGCGTCGTCGCCTCCATGCAGCCGCCGCACGCGGTGGAGGACAAGGGATGGGCGGAGACGCGCGTGGGCTCGGCGCGCATCACCGGCGCGTATGCCTGGCGCACGCTGCGCGTGGCGGGCGCCGCGCTCGTCCTCTCGTCGGACCTGCCCGGCTCCGATTGGAGCCCGTTCTATGGACTGCACTCGGCGATCACGCGACAGGACACGACCGGCGCGCCCGCGGGCGGCTGGTATCCGGCGCAGCGCCTCACGCCGGAGGAGGCGGTGCGCGGCTACACCGTCTGGAGCGCCGAGGCGGGATTCGACGAGGACGACGCCGGCACCATCAGGGTGGGGAAGCGCGCCGACCTGACGGTGATGGATGTCGATCCGTTCCGCGCGGACGGGCCGGCGCTGCGGCGCGGGGCGGTGCTGCTCACGCTCTCCCGCGGGCGCGTGACGTTCCAGCGCTGA
- a CDS encoding SRPBCC domain-containing protein → MPLTSITPDPKTLSLFIEAEYAVPVERLWEAYVDPRQFERFWGPEGWPATFTRHDVAVGGESHYYMTGPDGSRHHGWFRFLAVDPLKSFEVEDGFSNPDGSRNDSLPTARMIFRFEPSAKGTRFHGVAKYASLEAMETVLKMGMEQGVRSAMGQIEAVLADLKSYAAEAGTNAQLLNDTQVRVSRVIRGTVEQVWRAHHAAALMQRWLLGPDGWTMPVCEVATTVGETYRYEWEMVDGSQRFGFTGELLESAAPYRAVTSERMIGMEGPGTRNELSLTALPGGTLLSLLITYPSKELRDMILGTGMTEGMETGYARLEREVLRAA, encoded by the coding sequence ATGCCGCTCACGTCGATCACGCCCGATCCCAAGACCCTCTCGCTGTTCATCGAAGCCGAGTACGCCGTGCCGGTGGAGCGGCTGTGGGAGGCGTACGTGGACCCGCGCCAGTTCGAGCGCTTCTGGGGGCCCGAGGGCTGGCCCGCGACCTTCACGCGGCACGACGTCGCCGTCGGCGGGGAGTCGCACTACTACATGACCGGCCCCGACGGCTCGCGGCACCACGGCTGGTTCCGCTTCCTCGCGGTCGATCCCCTCAAGTCGTTCGAGGTCGAGGATGGCTTCTCCAACCCCGACGGCTCGCGCAATGATTCGCTCCCGACGGCACGGATGATTTTTCGCTTCGAGCCGTCGGCGAAGGGCACGCGCTTCCACGGCGTCGCGAAGTACGCGAGCCTCGAGGCGATGGAAACGGTCCTGAAGATGGGGATGGAGCAGGGCGTCCGGTCCGCGATGGGGCAGATCGAGGCGGTGCTCGCCGACCTGAAGAGCTACGCCGCCGAGGCGGGGACCAACGCGCAGCTGCTGAACGACACGCAGGTGCGCGTGAGCCGCGTGATCCGCGGCACGGTGGAGCAGGTGTGGCGCGCGCATCACGCCGCCGCCCTCATGCAGCGCTGGCTGCTCGGCCCCGACGGCTGGACGATGCCGGTGTGCGAGGTCGCGACCACGGTCGGCGAGACCTACCGCTACGAGTGGGAGATGGTGGACGGCTCGCAGCGCTTCGGCTTCACCGGCGAACTGCTCGAGTCCGCGGCGCCCTATCGCGCGGTGACGTCGGAGCGGATGATCGGGATGGAAGGGCCGGGGACGCGCAACGAGCTCAGCCTCACCGCGCTGCCGGGCGGGACGCTCCTCTCGCTCCTCATCACGTACCCGAGCAAGGAGCTGCGCGACATGATCCTCGGCACGGGGATGACCGAGGGGATGGAGACGGGATATGCGCGGCTCGAGCGTGAGGTGCTGCGGGCCGCGTGA
- a CDS encoding energy transducer TonB: MVRLALGVLIFCVVALNAAAQGAIHGIVVEDGSLKPLACVDVALTDSAGRVLERTQSSPTGEFRFGSALSASASLRFSGHGLTPSPFPVNAVAADAAGVRQYPIFLEPLATGAHPEDLGAAAAAPGFIPGSGYPRYPDDLRATRMTGRVVIAFMIDARGRPDTSTALVLEATHSAFRASVFSSLPNIRFRPGRRAGREACVFSLQEYRFDLARGPG; the protein is encoded by the coding sequence ATGGTTCGCTTGGCGCTTGGCGTGTTGATCTTCTGTGTGGTAGCGCTCAATGCGGCCGCGCAAGGCGCGATACACGGCATTGTGGTGGAGGATGGCTCGCTGAAACCGCTCGCGTGCGTCGACGTGGCCCTGACAGATAGTGCAGGTCGCGTTCTGGAGCGCACGCAATCCTCGCCGACGGGTGAGTTTCGATTCGGCTCTGCGCTGAGCGCGAGTGCTTCGCTGCGATTCTCGGGCCACGGGCTCACTCCGTCGCCATTTCCAGTGAACGCGGTTGCAGCGGACGCCGCCGGTGTCCGTCAGTACCCGATCTTCTTGGAGCCCCTCGCGACCGGGGCGCATCCCGAAGATCTCGGGGCGGCCGCGGCGGCACCCGGATTCATTCCCGGCTCAGGCTACCCGCGCTATCCCGACGACCTTCGGGCCACGCGCATGACAGGCCGCGTAGTGATCGCCTTCATGATTGACGCGCGAGGTCGGCCCGACACAAGCACGGCGCTTGTGCTCGAGGCAACGCACTCGGCTTTTCGTGCGTCGGTCTTCTCGTCGCTGCCGAACATCCGGTTCCGCCCAGGCCGGCGTGCCGGTCGCGAGGCCTGCGTGTTCTCGTTGCAGGAGTATCGCTTCGATCTCGCACGAGGCCCCGGCTAA
- a CDS encoding lipocalin-like domain-containing protein, translating to MSSLLSLAAGAVFLLAASAFPFAAVVPGLPPADTPAGGHPLAGTWELVAADDVLPDGTRVPAYGAAPKGLLIVDAQGRYSLQLFRTDRARFAAGDKRKGTPAEFEAAVLGMSSHVGWITVDAAAEVLTFHISLAAFPNWEGTEQRRRYELVNGVLTYRLPAQAGSSSNIPLTSWRRVEDGYRP from the coding sequence ATGTCCTCCCTTCTCTCCCTTGCTGCCGGCGCCGTGTTCCTCCTCGCGGCGAGTGCGTTCCCCTTCGCGGCCGTCGTCCCTGGCCTCCCACCCGCGGACACGCCCGCGGGCGGGCATCCGCTCGCCGGCACGTGGGAACTCGTCGCGGCCGACGATGTCCTGCCCGACGGGACTCGAGTGCCGGCCTATGGTGCCGCGCCGAAGGGGCTCCTGATCGTCGATGCGCAGGGGCGCTATTCGCTGCAGCTCTTCCGGACCGACCGGGCACGTTTCGCAGCCGGCGATAAGCGAAAGGGCACGCCCGCCGAGTTCGAGGCGGCGGTGCTCGGGATGAGTTCGCACGTGGGGTGGATCACGGTCGACGCCGCCGCTGAGGTGCTCACCTTCCACATCTCGCTCGCCGCCTTCCCCAACTGGGAGGGGACCGAACAGCGGCGTCGCTACGAGCTCGTGAACGGCGTGCTCACGTATCGTCTGCCAGCACAGGCGGGGAGCAGCAGCAACATCCCGCTCACATCGTGGCGACGGGTGGAGGACGGCTATCGGCCGTGA
- a CDS encoding amidohydrolase family protein: MIRFAGIAVLLLVPLTVSCARRPDPRLLAITNVTVIDVDAGELRPAQTLLIAGDTIAAVGPADSIDLPARTRTLDGRGRYVIPGLWDMHTHAHRDGRARWQYPAYLAHGVTGIRDAGTFVDSATAWRERLRTDTLAPTVWWGSPPLDGVPAVLSFGIPIASPDEARAAAQRFHALAYDFLKVYDRLDPASYRALADEARRLGIPIEGHVPLRLSPGAATVAGQRTIEHLTLVLESCIPGTLAWVAADTGRDAMGLLADGRLAASLDRFDTRTCDALLDTLATAGVWQVPTLVQLRGAFVEPGDAITTDSRLRVVPAPVRERWLATRDDWSADQRRAGRAVYRRQLALVGAMHRAGVPLLAGTDASDEPWVIPGASLHDELALFVEAGLSPLEALRTATSAPARYRGESGPLLSRGKHADLVLLAGDPTQDIGALQRIETVVLRGRVVTRRDP, from the coding sequence GTGATCCGCTTCGCCGGCATCGCCGTGCTGCTCCTCGTCCCGTTGACGGTGAGCTGCGCCCGCCGCCCCGACCCGCGCCTGCTGGCCATCACCAACGTCACCGTCATCGACGTCGACGCCGGTGAGCTCCGCCCAGCCCAGACCCTCCTCATCGCCGGCGACACCATCGCCGCCGTCGGCCCGGCAGACTCCATCGACCTGCCTGCCCGCACGCGAACCCTCGACGGCCGCGGACGCTACGTCATCCCCGGCCTCTGGGACATGCACACCCACGCGCACCGGGACGGACGCGCACGCTGGCAGTACCCCGCGTATCTCGCCCACGGCGTGACCGGCATCCGCGACGCCGGCACCTTCGTGGATTCCGCGACGGCCTGGCGCGAGCGGCTGCGCACCGACACCCTCGCGCCCACGGTCTGGTGGGGCTCGCCGCCGCTCGATGGCGTGCCCGCGGTGCTGTCGTTCGGCATACCCATCGCGTCGCCCGACGAGGCCCGCGCCGCCGCGCAGCGGTTCCACGCGCTGGCCTACGACTTCCTCAAGGTCTACGATCGCCTCGACCCCGCGAGCTACCGCGCGCTCGCGGACGAGGCACGACGGCTGGGCATCCCCATCGAGGGGCATGTGCCGCTGCGCCTGTCGCCGGGAGCGGCGACCGTCGCCGGCCAGCGGACCATCGAGCATCTCACGCTCGTGCTCGAGTCGTGCATTCCCGGCACCCTCGCCTGGGTCGCCGCGGACACCGGCCGCGATGCGATGGGCCTGCTCGCCGATGGACGGCTGGCGGCGTCGCTCGACCGCTTCGACACGCGCACCTGCGATGCACTCCTCGACACCCTCGCCACCGCCGGGGTGTGGCAGGTCCCCACGCTCGTGCAGCTGCGCGGGGCGTTCGTCGAGCCGGGGGACGCGATCACCACCGACTCGCGCCTGCGCGTGGTGCCCGCGCCCGTGCGCGAGCGCTGGCTCGCGACGCGCGATGATTGGTCCGCCGACCAACGACGCGCCGGGCGGGCGGTGTACCGCCGGCAGCTCGCCCTCGTCGGTGCCATGCATCGCGCGGGCGTGCCGCTCCTCGCCGGCACCGACGCGAGCGACGAACCGTGGGTGATCCCCGGCGCGAGCCTCCATGACGAACTCGCGCTCTTCGTCGAGGCCGGCCTCTCCCCGCTCGAGGCGCTCCGCACCGCCACCTCCGCGCCGGCGCGTTACCGCGGAGAGTCCGGGCCGCTACTTTCCCGTGGCAAGCACGCCGACCTGGTGTTGCTCGCGGGGGATCCGACACAGGACATCGGCGCGCTGCAGCGCATCGAGACGGTCGTGCTCCGGGGGCGCGTGGTCACCCGCCGAGATCCGTGA
- a CDS encoding winged helix-turn-helix transcriptional regulator, with product MVVRPDLSAADLDRLFHALADTTRRDIITRLLGGETTSVSGLASRYDMSFAAVQKHVAVLEEAGLVTKHPQGREKLVRGNPERLARARELLQSLEHLWASRFRQLDALLAEPRPRKE from the coding sequence ATGGTTGTACGTCCTGACCTCTCCGCCGCGGATCTCGACCGCCTCTTCCACGCCCTCGCCGACACGACGCGGCGCGACATCATCACGCGCCTCCTCGGCGGCGAGACGACGTCCGTCTCCGGACTCGCCTCCCGGTACGACATGTCGTTCGCCGCCGTGCAGAAGCACGTCGCCGTGCTCGAGGAGGCCGGACTCGTGACCAAGCACCCGCAGGGCCGCGAGAAGCTCGTCCGCGGCAACCCCGAGCGGCTCGCGCGCGCGCGCGAGCTCCTCCAATCGCTCGAACACCTCTGGGCCTCGCGCTTCCGCCAGCTCGACGCCCTCCTCGCCGAACCCCGTCCCCGGAAGGAGTAG